Proteins from one Tautonia marina genomic window:
- the terL gene encoding phage terminase large subunit, with protein MTSTRRPSDQEAFDALLRHRLSAFTRKAFATVDPGATYSHNWHIDLIAEYLEACTRREIKRLIINIPPRYMKSISVTVAWPAWLLGRDPSERILAASYAEVLSLKHSMDCRLVMQSDWYRRIFPGLQLTGDQNEKRKFVTTARGHRFATSVGASVIGEGGRFLIVDDPLNAQQALSDTQREAANTWFDQGFSTRLDDKENGVIVVVMQRLHADDLSGHLLAKGGWEHLCIPGIAEVRTVVDFGRVKVIREPGDVLHPARESRQAIERQKTEMGSYAFAGQYQQRPAPADGGIFKAGWFRRYEKPLETYEQIIQSWDTASKPGQLNDPSCCLTFGVRKDGFDLLQAVVRRLEYPDLKALVLKQAVDWNPNAILIEDKSSGQALLQDLRRETKLPLIGINPEKDKITRASAVSAMVEAGKLALPTQAPWLTDFEMELMTFPNAPHDDQVDGLSQFLNWMRERQHAPEIRIRRL; from the coding sequence TTGACGAGTACACGAAGGCCAAGTGACCAGGAGGCGTTCGACGCCCTCCTGCGCCATCGGCTGTCCGCGTTCACGCGAAAGGCATTCGCGACCGTAGATCCGGGGGCGACCTACAGCCACAACTGGCACATCGACCTTATCGCCGAGTACCTGGAGGCATGCACCAGGCGCGAGATCAAGCGGCTGATCATCAACATCCCGCCCCGCTACATGAAGTCGATATCGGTCACGGTGGCGTGGCCGGCATGGCTCCTAGGCAGAGACCCGAGCGAGCGCATCCTCGCGGCGTCCTACGCCGAAGTGCTCTCCCTGAAGCACAGCATGGACTGCCGCCTGGTGATGCAGTCGGACTGGTACCGGCGCATCTTCCCCGGGCTTCAGCTCACCGGGGACCAGAACGAGAAACGCAAATTCGTCACGACGGCGCGGGGCCATCGCTTCGCCACCTCAGTCGGCGCCTCGGTCATCGGCGAGGGCGGGCGGTTCCTGATCGTGGATGACCCGCTCAATGCCCAGCAGGCATTGTCCGACACCCAACGCGAGGCCGCGAACACCTGGTTCGACCAGGGGTTCTCGACCCGCCTCGACGACAAGGAGAACGGCGTCATCGTCGTGGTGATGCAGAGGCTCCACGCCGACGACCTATCCGGCCACCTGCTGGCGAAGGGCGGCTGGGAGCACCTGTGCATCCCCGGCATAGCCGAGGTCCGCACGGTCGTTGATTTCGGGCGGGTGAAAGTCATCCGGGAACCGGGCGACGTGCTTCATCCGGCCCGCGAGAGCCGGCAGGCTATCGAGCGGCAGAAGACCGAGATGGGTTCCTACGCCTTCGCCGGGCAGTACCAGCAACGTCCCGCGCCTGCGGACGGCGGCATCTTCAAGGCCGGCTGGTTCAGACGCTACGAGAAGCCCCTGGAGACTTACGAGCAGATCATCCAGAGCTGGGACACGGCGAGCAAGCCGGGCCAGCTCAACGACCCGAGCTGCTGCCTGACCTTCGGTGTCAGGAAAGACGGCTTCGACCTGCTGCAGGCGGTTGTTCGCCGCCTCGAGTACCCGGACCTGAAGGCCCTCGTGCTCAAGCAGGCCGTCGACTGGAACCCGAACGCCATCCTGATCGAGGACAAGTCGTCCGGTCAGGCGCTCCTGCAAGACCTTCGACGGGAGACGAAGCTGCCGCTGATCGGGATCAATCCCGAGAAGGACAAGATCACCCGGGCTTCGGCCGTCTCCGCCATGGTGGAGGCTGGCAAGCTGGCCCTGCCTACGCAGGCACCATGGCTAACCGATTTCGAGATGGAACTGATGACCTTCCCCAACGCTCCGCATGACGACCAAGTGGACGGGCTGAGCCAGTTCTTGAACTGGATGCGGGAGCGCCAGCACGCCCCCGAGATCCGCATCCGCAGGCTCTAG
- a CDS encoding terminase small subunit → MSETLTPKQEKFAQKFVEIDNASESYRFAYDAENMSDEAIAVEACRLRDNPKVALRIEELRKYQLKRHEATADRVIAELARLAFLDIRKAFDEEGNLKPIHELDDDTAAAISGLEVETLFEGKGSEREAVGRLHKIKLSDKKGALDSLAKTLGIAPDKLIVMNQPLPEEDRALLDEYTKAK, encoded by the coding sequence ATGTCCGAGACCCTTACCCCGAAACAGGAAAAGTTCGCGCAGAAGTTCGTCGAGATCGACAACGCCAGCGAGTCATATCGCTTTGCGTATGACGCCGAAAACATGAGCGACGAAGCAATCGCGGTTGAGGCTTGCCGCCTTCGAGACAACCCTAAGGTGGCCCTAAGAATTGAAGAGCTTAGGAAATACCAGCTCAAGCGGCACGAAGCGACCGCGGATCGCGTCATCGCCGAGCTGGCCCGTCTGGCCTTCCTGGATATCCGCAAGGCCTTCGATGAAGAAGGCAACTTGAAGCCGATCCACGAGCTGGATGACGACACCGCGGCCGCCATCTCCGGCCTCGAGGTCGAGACCCTCTTCGAGGGCAAGGGGTCGGAACGTGAGGCGGTAGGCCGCCTGCACAAGATCAAGCTCAGCGACAAGAAAGGGGCGTTGGACAGCCTGGCGAAGACGCTCGGCATCGCCCCCGACAAGCTGATCGTGATGAACCAGCCCCTGCCCGAGGAGGATCGGGCACTGCTTGACGAGTACACGAAGGCCAAGTGA